Proteins co-encoded in one Enterococcus mundtii genomic window:
- a CDS encoding type II toxin-antitoxin system RelE family toxin: MKYHVEFDKRAQKEFLKLDKPIRNQILLWLNKNIEGCEDPRWTGKGLTADKSGLWRYRIGKYRLICDIHDDYALVLVVKAGKRETIYEG; the protein is encoded by the coding sequence ATGAAGTATCACGTTGAATTTGATAAACGCGCACAAAAAGAGTTTTTGAAGTTAGATAAGCCCATTCGAAATCAAATTTTACTTTGGTTGAATAAGAATATAGAGGGTTGCGAAGATCCAAGGTGGACTGGAAAAGGACTCACGGCTGATAAAAGTGGGTTGTGGCGATATCGAATAGGAAAATATAGATTAATATGTGATATTCATGATGATTATGCTTTAGTTCTTGTTGTTAAAGCAGGCAAACGAGAAACCATTTATGAA